Proteins from a genomic interval of Xanthomonas sp. AM6:
- a CDS encoding putative Ig domain-containing protein: MSTNCTSMFASMRVALRWPLVFALLLLSALHSGAAAAAASQYCPTLNATVVQGGSVQIDVTTCDGTGADDIGIGWNGVQPPHGTLIVPNPSGAQGTQIVTYTHNGDSATSDTFPLEDGAGDTITVNITITPAISASIAVSPASRNEDSGAAFTYTVTLSQTSGSATTVNIASSGTASSGVDYTGAVSSVVVPANTTTATFAVTPVADGTVEADETAIMSVASGSGYSIGSPSSATATILNDDVPTASIAVSPASVPEDGATNLTYTVTLDQAPVNAVSVAFGVGGSATSGSDYAAVSSPLVIGAGQTNGTITINPTVDGTVEPDETVVISLNAGSGYSVGSPDSAIGTILNDDQPSLTIGDVSVNEGNAGTTNATFTVSLNQPAGAGGVSFDIATADGTATAGVDYAASSLTGQTIAAGSSSATFTVLVNGDTLNEPNETFFVNVGNVTGATAADAQGQGTIVNDDALPTLSIDDVSVNEGNSGTTTATFTVSLSAASGQTVSVNYATADGTATAGSDYVARSGTLTFAPGVTAQGVAITVNGDTAVEPNETFSVGLSGASNAGIARATGTGTISNDDAVVTVGPASLPAATAGSAYSQTLSASGGTAPYSFMVSAGALPAGLTLSSAGVLSGTPTASGSFNFTATATDSGGSPTSGNRAYTLTVASPTITLPATALAAGTAGQAYTAAVNPATGGIAPYTYALSAGALPAGVTVNSATGALSGTPTVVGNFAFTLTATDSTTGAPGQASQSYSLSIVSPTLAIAPPTLPAGTAGSAYSQTLSASGGTAPYSYALSAGALPGGLSLAAGGVLSGTPTVAGNFAFTVTVTDAGGFTAAQAYTLAIASPTLSIAPPALPSGTVGNAYSQTLSASGGTAPYSYAVSAGTLPAGLTLAAGGLLSGTPTAIGSSAFTVSVTDAHGFTAAQAYTVAIAAAVPAPVAVNDSGATLVDTALTLAVTENDTGSIDTIAVTTAPTHGTAVVNGMQLVYTPAAGYVGADTLSYTATGAGGTSAPATVAITVNARPVAASATATAVPGEAQTVDLTRNATGGPFVAATLVAVLPANAGTATIARSGGASAAGTGTPTAAADGPSFLLTFTPNPAFSGQATVRFTLSNAVATSAAADIVFVVAPRPDPTLDAEVRGLIDAQAESTRRFAKAQIDNFQRRLEATHRGDRSFDNSLRFQATSHCRQAERGVAAQPCSQPTWDADANMQAGDPATQPPTARTAVDGDLGLWVGGAIRSGSLDKQSQRAGVDFQSDGLSVGADYRASDWLALGAGLGWGRDDSDVGSNGSRSKATAYTLALYASIHPGKHFFFDTLLGYQLLSYDLRRYVTDNGELAEGGRDGSQWIASVSTGADLQRGDWQITPYARVDMARATLDAYSEAAMAPYALHYDDMDVSTTTGNLGLRLEWRREMSWGQFTPQLRVEYQRDFQGRGDATLSYADIVGAGPMYRTGLSVFDRNRLMLGLGAVFTTEQGLSTRVEYRGVTDGDSGSDQTWMFNVEKKY, from the coding sequence ATGTCTACAAATTGCACCAGTATGTTCGCGAGCATGCGCGTCGCTTTGCGTTGGCCGCTGGTTTTTGCGCTGCTGCTGTTGAGCGCGCTGCATTCCGGCGCGGCCGCAGCGGCAGCATCCCAGTATTGCCCGACGTTGAATGCCACCGTGGTGCAAGGCGGATCGGTGCAGATCGACGTCACCACCTGCGATGGCACGGGAGCGGACGATATCGGTATCGGCTGGAACGGCGTACAGCCCCCGCATGGCACGCTCATCGTGCCCAATCCGAGCGGAGCGCAGGGCACGCAGATCGTCACCTATACCCACAATGGCGATAGCGCCACCAGCGATACCTTCCCGCTGGAGGATGGCGCTGGCGACACTATCACCGTCAACATCACCATCACCCCGGCAATTTCGGCCAGCATCGCGGTGAGCCCGGCCAGCCGCAACGAAGACAGCGGCGCGGCCTTCACCTACACGGTGACGCTGAGCCAGACCAGCGGTTCGGCGACGACGGTGAACATCGCGTCCAGCGGCACCGCCAGCAGCGGCGTGGACTACACCGGCGCGGTGAGCAGCGTCGTGGTTCCGGCCAACACCACCACCGCCACGTTCGCCGTCACTCCGGTGGCCGACGGCACGGTGGAAGCGGACGAGACGGCGATCATGAGCGTGGCCAGCGGCAGCGGCTATTCCATCGGCAGCCCGTCCAGCGCCACCGCCACCATCCTCAACGACGACGTGCCCACCGCGTCGATCGCCGTATCCCCGGCCAGCGTGCCCGAGGATGGCGCCACCAATCTCACCTACACCGTCACGCTCGACCAGGCGCCGGTGAACGCGGTGTCGGTCGCCTTCGGCGTCGGCGGCAGCGCGACCTCGGGCAGCGACTACGCGGCCGTGTCCTCGCCGCTGGTGATCGGCGCCGGCCAGACCAACGGCACCATCACCATCAACCCGACCGTCGACGGCACCGTCGAACCCGACGAGACGGTCGTCATCAGCCTGAACGCCGGCAGCGGCTACAGCGTCGGCTCGCCGGACAGCGCCATCGGCACCATCCTCAACGACGACCAGCCGTCGCTGACGATCGGCGATGTCTCCGTGAACGAGGGCAACGCCGGCACCACCAACGCCACCTTCACCGTCTCGCTCAACCAACCGGCCGGCGCCGGCGGCGTCAGCTTCGACATCGCCACCGCCGACGGCACCGCCACCGCGGGCGTGGACTACGCCGCCTCCAGCCTCACCGGGCAGACCATCGCCGCCGGCAGCAGCAGCGCGACCTTCACCGTGCTGGTCAACGGCGACACGCTCAACGAACCGAACGAGACGTTCTTCGTCAACGTCGGCAACGTCACCGGCGCCACCGCCGCCGATGCGCAGGGCCAGGGCACGATCGTCAACGACGATGCGCTGCCGACGCTGTCGATCGACGACGTGAGCGTGAACGAAGGCAACAGCGGCACCACCACGGCGACCTTCACGGTGAGCCTGAGCGCGGCCAGCGGCCAGACCGTCTCGGTCAACTACGCCACCGCCGACGGCACCGCTACCGCCGGCAGCGACTACGTCGCGCGCTCCGGCACGCTGACCTTCGCGCCGGGCGTCACCGCGCAGGGCGTGGCCATCACCGTCAACGGCGACACCGCGGTCGAGCCCAACGAGACCTTCAGCGTCGGCCTGTCCGGCGCCAGCAACGCGGGCATCGCCCGCGCCACCGGCACCGGCACCATCAGCAACGACGATGCGGTGGTGACGGTCGGCCCGGCATCGCTGCCGGCGGCGACCGCGGGCAGCGCCTACAGCCAGACGCTGAGCGCCAGCGGCGGCACCGCGCCCTATTCCTTCATGGTCAGCGCCGGCGCGTTGCCGGCCGGGTTGACGCTGAGCAGCGCCGGCGTGCTGTCCGGCACGCCGACCGCCAGCGGCAGCTTCAACTTCACCGCGACCGCCACCGACAGCGGCGGCAGCCCCACCAGCGGCAACCGCGCCTACACGCTGACCGTGGCCAGCCCGACGATCACCCTGCCGGCCACCGCTCTGGCGGCCGGTACCGCCGGCCAGGCGTACACGGCCGCCGTCAACCCGGCGACCGGCGGCATCGCGCCGTACACTTATGCGCTCAGCGCCGGCGCATTGCCGGCCGGCGTCACGGTCAACAGCGCGACCGGTGCGCTCAGCGGCACCCCCACCGTGGTCGGCAACTTCGCCTTCACCCTGACCGCGACCGACAGCACCACCGGCGCTCCCGGGCAGGCGAGCCAGAGCTACAGCCTGAGCATCGTGTCGCCGACGCTGGCCATCGCCCCGCCGACACTGCCGGCCGGCACGGCCGGCAGCGCCTACAGCCAGACGCTGAGCGCGAGCGGCGGCACCGCGCCGTACAGCTATGCGTTGAGCGCCGGCGCGTTGCCGGGCGGGCTGAGCCTGGCGGCCGGCGGCGTGCTGTCGGGCACCCCGACGGTGGCCGGCAACTTCGCCTTCACCGTGACGGTCACCGACGCCGGCGGCTTTACCGCGGCGCAGGCCTATACGCTGGCGATCGCCTCGCCGACGCTGAGCATCGCGCCTCCGGCGCTGCCGTCAGGCACGGTCGGCAATGCCTACAGCCAGACCCTGAGCGCCAGCGGCGGTACCGCGCCGTACAGCTACGCGGTCAGCGCCGGCACCTTGCCGGCCGGTCTGACCCTGGCCGCGGGCGGCCTGCTCTCGGGCACCCCGACCGCCATCGGCAGCTCCGCCTTCACCGTCAGCGTCACCGACGCGCACGGCTTCACTGCCGCGCAGGCCTACACCGTGGCGATCGCCGCGGCGGTTCCGGCGCCGGTGGCGGTGAACGATTCCGGCGCCACGCTGGTCGATACCGCGCTGACGCTGGCGGTGACCGAGAACGACACCGGCAGCATCGACACGATCGCGGTGACCACGGCGCCGACCCACGGCACCGCGGTGGTGAACGGCATGCAGCTGGTGTACACGCCGGCGGCCGGCTACGTCGGCGCGGATACCTTGAGCTATACCGCGACCGGCGCCGGCGGCACCTCGGCACCGGCCACGGTGGCCATCACCGTCAACGCGCGCCCGGTGGCGGCGTCGGCGACGGCGACGGCGGTGCCCGGCGAAGCGCAGACGGTGGACCTGACCCGCAATGCGACCGGCGGGCCGTTCGTGGCCGCCACGCTGGTGGCGGTGTTGCCGGCCAATGCCGGCACCGCGACCATCGCCCGCAGCGGCGGCGCGTCCGCCGCCGGCACCGGTACGCCCACCGCCGCCGCCGATGGGCCGAGCTTCCTGCTGACCTTCACCCCGAACCCGGCCTTCTCCGGCCAGGCCACGGTGCGCTTCACCCTGTCCAATGCGGTCGCGACCTCGGCCGCCGCGGACATCGTGTTCGTGGTCGCGCCGCGCCCGGATCCGACCCTGGATGCGGAAGTGCGCGGACTGATCGATGCGCAGGCCGAGTCGACCCGGCGCTTCGCCAAGGCCCAGATCGACAACTTCCAGCGTCGGCTGGAGGCGACCCATCGCGGCGATCGCAGCTTCGACAACAGCCTGCGCTTCCAGGCCACGTCGCACTGCCGCCAGGCCGAGCGGGGCGTGGCCGCGCAACCGTGCAGCCAGCCGACCTGGGACGCGGATGCGAACATGCAGGCCGGCGACCCGGCGACGCAGCCCCCGACCGCCAGGACCGCGGTCGACGGCGACCTCGGCCTGTGGGTGGGCGGCGCGATCCGCTCCGGCAGCCTGGACAAGCAGAGCCAGCGCGCCGGCGTGGACTTCCAGTCCGACGGCCTGAGCGTGGGCGCCGACTACCGGGCGTCGGACTGGCTGGCGCTGGGCGCGGGCCTGGGTTGGGGCCGCGACGACAGCGACGTCGGCAGCAACGGCAGCCGCAGCAAGGCCACCGCCTACACCCTGGCGCTGTATGCCAGCATCCACCCCGGCAAGCATTTCTTCTTCGACACCTTGCTCGGCTACCAGCTGCTGTCCTACGACCTGCGCCGCTACGTGACCGACAACGGCGAACTGGCCGAAGGCGGCCGCGACGGCAGCCAGTGGATCGCCTCGGTGTCCACCGGCGCCGACCTGCAGCGCGGCGACTGGCAGATCACCCCGTATGCGCGGGTGGACATGGCCCGCGCCACGCTGGACGCGTACAGCGAAGCGGCGATGGCGCCGTACGCGCTGCACTACGACGACATGGACGTGTCCACCACCACCGGCAACCTGGGCCTGCGCCTGGAGTGGCGGCGCGAGATGAGCTGGGGCCAGTTCACCCCGCAGCTGCGCGTGGAATACCAGCGCGACTTCCAGGGCCGCGGCGATGCCACGCTGAGCTATGCCGACATCGTCGGTGCCGGCCCGATGTATCGGACCGGGCTGAGCGTGTTCGACCGCAACCGGCTGATGCTGGGGCTGGGCGCGGTGTTCACCACCGAGCAGGGCCTGTCCACCCGCGTCGAATACCGCGGCGTCACCGACGGCGACAGCGGCAGCGACCAGACCTGGATGTTCAACGTGGAGAAGAAGTACTGA
- the recC gene encoding exodeoxyribonuclease V subunit gamma, whose amino-acid sequence MHATSAPDFRLYPSNALDTLAALLAEELRRPVPGQPLLAPETVLIPQVAMRRWLQSTLAAAHGVAANLEFLTPGEFVARALEANLGPAADDLDMATTQWRLYAALQADLGSDAALAPLAGYLADGDALKPWALAGELGSVFEKYQAWRRDWLLRWEGGADPDDPQARLWRRIASGRQYRARRIGQYLDRYARPDGPLPQGLPRRLFAFAILNVSPDVLRVLATQARVGTLHFYLPTPTQGYWGDLQTLWQRRREDGAVDLFAAQVQENPLLQAWGAAGRDFMALVGDYEVVHPLAEIAVYADPLDPARLPLAAGGLGDSLLRRMQSDLFHRRAPAVPAPLPQVNLADPSLQVHACHTRLRELQVLHDQLRALLDDPRFDPPLQPREIAVLSPDIDPYVPYLDAVFGRHGSDDALPYALADASPLASEPLAEVFLTLLGLPLSRFGLHEILDLLATAPIAEAAGLDETGLERLRGWLHAAGVRWGLDAAHRQQHQAPGDDAYTWRFALDRLLLGHASGAEDDIAGVAPWPQLEGSALAALDTLLRLLRVLDRHQAALAEPMAPADWRECLLGLLDALIPQAPSAPRAQRALERLRTLIDQFARDAQRADYAGTVPAEVVRAHFAAVLGESDTRAPLLTGGISFGRMVPMRLLPFRAICLLGMNDGDFPRRDPAAGLNRLTAELGSARRRHGDRSTREDDRFLFLQLFASAQDVFYLSYLGADARDGSAREPSVLVSELLASAAQYHADPKAIEHLVVRHPLQPFAAAAFGALGEDGADPRRFSYRRQWRPAVDSLAGQRQPLAPWVAGALPADDLALPASLSIDDLRRLFADPAGQFLRHRLGLRLPDPAGEDSDLEPLLAPSGGLDQYGLQQQVLEAVLADAADGLYARLRARALLPSGPLGRRLLDERLRQLRPYAEAFAQWRGAAPAQSQRLQVRIDGIDLHGRLPGWYANGVGRVQVGALSGRAAIRHGLEWLLLRAAGERAPYVRFFEHDDSLGPHPMEANAAEPLSPAQAQAALAELLQLYRHGLQAPLAFAPYSSWKYHQAAREDDLDKAVKDAAAQWQASFGWSEAASPELRLVHRGRDPFADAQRFADFAATSHRLYALLERGSAGSALDPARLAESWRQWRGAQEEAE is encoded by the coding sequence ATGCACGCCACTTCCGCGCCCGACTTCCGTCTGTATCCGTCCAACGCGCTGGATACCCTGGCCGCCCTGCTCGCCGAGGAACTGCGCCGGCCGGTGCCGGGGCAGCCGCTGCTGGCGCCGGAGACAGTGCTGATCCCGCAGGTGGCGATGCGCCGCTGGCTGCAGTCCACGCTGGCCGCCGCGCACGGCGTCGCCGCCAACCTGGAATTCCTCACCCCCGGCGAATTCGTCGCGCGCGCGCTGGAGGCCAACCTCGGCCCAGCCGCCGACGACCTGGACATGGCCACCACGCAGTGGCGCCTGTACGCAGCGCTGCAGGCCGATCTCGGCAGCGATGCGGCCCTCGCCCCGCTGGCCGGCTACCTGGCCGACGGCGATGCGCTCAAGCCCTGGGCGCTGGCCGGCGAGCTGGGCAGCGTGTTCGAGAAGTACCAGGCCTGGCGCCGCGACTGGCTGCTGCGCTGGGAAGGCGGCGCCGACCCGGACGATCCGCAGGCGCGGCTGTGGCGCCGGATCGCCAGCGGCCGCCAGTACCGCGCGCGCCGCATCGGCCAGTACCTGGATCGCTACGCGCGGCCCGACGGCCCGCTGCCGCAGGGCCTGCCGCGGCGGCTGTTCGCCTTCGCCATCCTCAACGTGTCCCCGGACGTGCTGCGCGTGCTCGCCACCCAGGCGCGGGTGGGCACGCTGCATTTCTACCTGCCCACGCCGACCCAGGGCTACTGGGGCGACCTGCAGACGCTGTGGCAGCGCCGCCGCGAAGACGGCGCGGTCGACCTGTTCGCCGCGCAGGTGCAGGAAAACCCGCTGCTGCAGGCCTGGGGCGCGGCCGGGCGCGACTTCATGGCGCTGGTCGGCGACTACGAGGTGGTGCACCCGCTGGCCGAGATCGCGGTCTACGCCGATCCGCTGGATCCCGCGCGCCTCCCGCTTGCCGCAGGTGGCCTCGGCGACAGCCTGCTGCGGCGCATGCAGAGCGACCTGTTCCACCGCCGCGCCCCGGCCGTGCCGGCGCCGTTGCCGCAGGTGAACCTGGCCGACCCCAGCCTGCAGGTGCATGCCTGCCACACCCGCCTGCGCGAGCTGCAGGTGCTGCACGACCAGCTGCGCGCATTGCTCGACGATCCGCGCTTCGACCCGCCGCTGCAGCCGCGCGAGATCGCGGTGCTGTCGCCGGACATCGATCCGTACGTGCCGTACCTGGACGCGGTGTTCGGCCGCCACGGCAGCGACGACGCGCTGCCCTACGCGCTGGCCGATGCCAGTCCGCTGGCCAGCGAGCCGCTGGCCGAGGTGTTCCTGACCCTGCTCGGCCTGCCGCTGTCGCGCTTCGGCCTGCACGAGATCCTCGACCTGCTGGCCACCGCGCCGATCGCCGAGGCGGCCGGTCTGGACGAGACCGGGCTGGAACGCCTGCGCGGCTGGCTGCACGCCGCCGGCGTGCGCTGGGGCCTGGACGCGGCGCACCGCCAGCAGCACCAGGCGCCCGGCGACGACGCCTACACCTGGCGGTTCGCGCTGGACCGGCTGTTGCTCGGCCACGCCAGCGGCGCCGAGGACGACATCGCCGGCGTGGCGCCGTGGCCGCAGCTGGAAGGCAGCGCGCTGGCCGCGCTGGACACCTTGCTGCGGCTGCTGCGCGTGCTCGACCGCCACCAGGCCGCGCTGGCCGAACCGATGGCCCCGGCGGACTGGCGCGAATGCCTGCTCGGCCTGCTCGACGCGCTGATCCCGCAGGCGCCGTCCGCGCCGCGCGCGCAGCGCGCGCTGGAACGGCTGCGCACCCTGATCGACCAGTTCGCCCGCGACGCGCAGCGCGCCGACTACGCCGGCACGGTGCCGGCCGAGGTGGTGCGCGCGCACTTCGCCGCGGTGCTGGGCGAATCGGACACGCGCGCGCCGCTGCTCACCGGCGGCATCAGCTTCGGCCGCATGGTGCCGATGCGCCTGCTGCCGTTCCGCGCGATCTGCCTGCTCGGCATGAACGACGGCGACTTCCCGCGCCGCGACCCGGCCGCCGGGCTCAATCGCCTGACCGCCGAACTGGGCAGCGCGCGCCGCCGCCACGGCGACCGCTCCACCCGCGAGGACGACCGCTTCCTGTTCCTGCAGCTGTTCGCCTCGGCGCAGGACGTGTTCTACCTCAGCTACCTCGGCGCCGACGCGCGCGACGGCAGCGCGCGCGAGCCGTCGGTGCTGGTCAGCGAGCTGCTGGCCAGCGCCGCGCAGTACCACGCCGACCCCAAGGCGATCGAACACCTCGTGGTGCGGCATCCGCTGCAACCGTTCGCCGCCGCCGCGTTCGGCGCGCTCGGCGAGGACGGCGCCGATCCGCGCCGCTTCAGCTACCGCCGGCAGTGGCGGCCGGCGGTGGACAGCCTGGCCGGGCAGCGCCAGCCGCTGGCGCCGTGGGTGGCCGGCGCATTGCCGGCGGACGACCTGGCGCTGCCGGCGAGCCTGTCGATCGACGACCTGCGCCGGCTGTTCGCCGATCCGGCCGGGCAGTTCCTGCGCCATCGCCTCGGGCTGCGCCTGCCCGATCCGGCCGGCGAGGACAGCGACCTGGAGCCGCTGCTGGCGCCGAGCGGCGGGCTGGACCAGTACGGCCTGCAGCAACAGGTGCTGGAAGCCGTGCTCGCCGACGCCGCCGACGGCCTGTACGCGCGCCTGCGCGCGCGCGCGCTGCTGCCGTCCGGCCCGCTCGGCCGGCGCCTGCTCGACGAGCGCCTGCGCCAGCTGCGCCCGTACGCCGAGGCGTTCGCGCAGTGGCGCGGCGCCGCGCCGGCGCAGTCGCAGCGGCTGCAGGTGCGGATCGACGGCATCGACCTGCACGGCCGCCTGCCCGGCTGGTACGCCAACGGCGTGGGCCGGGTGCAGGTCGGCGCGCTCAGCGGCCGCGCGGCGATCCGCCACGGCCTGGAATGGCTGCTGCTGCGCGCCGCCGGCGAGCGCGCGCCGTACGTGCGCTTCTTCGAACACGACGACAGCCTGGGCCCGCATCCGATGGAGGCGAACGCGGCCGAACCGCTGTCGCCCGCCCAGGCGCAGGCGGCGCTGGCCGAGTTGCTGCAGCTGTACCGGCATGGCCTGCAGGCGCCGTTGGCGTTCGCCCCGTACAGCAGCTGGAAGTACCACCAGGCCGCGCGCGAGGACGACCTCGACAAGGCGGTCAAGGACGCCGCCGCGCAGTGGCAGGCCAGCTTCGGCTGGAGCGAGGCGGCGAGCCCGGAACTGCGCCTGGTGCACCGTGGCCGCGACCCGTTCGCCGACGCGCAGCGCTTCGCCGACTTCGCCGCCACCAGCCACCGGCTGTACGCGCTGCTCGAACGCGGCAGCGCCGGCAGCGCGCTGGATCCGGCGCGGCTGGCCGAGAGCTGGCGGCAGTGGCGCGGCGCGCAGGAGGAGGCCGAATGA